Part of the Amycolatopsis sp. 195334CR genome is shown below.
TCCGGCTCCAGGTAAGGGATTCCGTAGCAGGCGATCGGGCCGTGGTCATCCTCGAACAGGACCGGCTCGTGCAGTTCCTCGATGGTGGTGCGGAGGTACAGCCCGCCCGCCGCGGCGAACCCGGCGAACGCGCCCAGCCGCGCGGCGGAATCGTGGTTGCCCGGGGTGATCACCACGCGGGCGCCCGCCTCGCGGATCTGCTCCAGGCCCCTGGTCGCGGCCCGCACGGCCTCGGCGGAGGGCACCGCGCGGTCGTACACGTCCCCGGCGACGAGCACGACGTCGACCGCCTCGGCCGAGACCAGCTCGGCGAGGTGGGTCAGCACGGCTTCCTGCTCGGCCAGCAGGTCGGTGCCGTGGAAGGTACGCCCGACGTGCCAGTCCGACGTGTGCAGGACCTTCATGTTCTTCAAGTTAGGCGCTGCCTCCGGGAAGACCGGGGACCTGTCGTGGGCGTGTCACCGCACGGATTCTGTCGGTGTCCTCGGCCATGATGGGCACCGACCCCTTCGACGCAGGTTCGACGCAGAGGAGTGTGCTTGCGGTGACCACGGTGATCACCGCGGCGGCGGTGGCCGTCGCGCTGGTGCTCGCGATCGGGATCGCCCTGGTCTGGCGGCTCTACACGGACAGCGTGCGGCGGGCGGACTCGGCGGTCCGGCAGATCGACGCCGAGCGCAAGCGGGTGGACGCGCAGCAGGCCGCGTTGCGGCGGTACGAGGTCGCGTTCGCCTCCATCAGCGGCCGCGGTGAACTGGGCGAACAGGTGCTCGCGGAGACGGCGAAGGCGCTGGGTCTGCGTGAGGGGCTGCACTTCACGCTGCAGACGGACCTGGCCGGTGGTGGCGCGGCCAAGCCGGACATGGTGCTGCGGGTCGGCGGCGACCGCACGGTCCCGGTGGACGCCAAGGCGAGCATGGCGTGCTGGGCGGAGGCGGTGGAAACGGACGATCCGGCCGAACGGCTCGACGCGCTGCGGGTGCACGTGCGCAACCTGCGGTCGCGCGCGGCGGAGCTGTCCGGGAAGGGGTACGCGCGCTGGGCGGACGCGATCTACGGCACGATCATGTTCGTCCCGTCGGACGCGGCGGTGGTGGCCGCACTGGACACCGATCCCGAACTGCTGCGCTGGTTGCTGGACCGGCGGATCTTCATCTGCGGCCCGACGGGGTTCGCGGTGCTGGCTTCGTCCGCTTTGTTCGCGGTGACCGAAACGGCGCTGGCCGAGGACGTGGAGATGGTGCGGGAGGCGGCCGCTTCGGCGCACCGGGCGGCCGGTGGGGCGATCGACGCGCTGAACCTGTCCAGCACGCACCTGCAGCGCTTCGTCTCCGCGCGGCGTCGTGAACTGGAAGCGCTGGAAGGCTTCCGGGCGGCGGTCACGCCGTTGACCGAGGCCGCCGCGAGCCCGGCCCCGGTGCCCGCCATCCGGCGCGGGGAGGAGCTTGCCTAGACGCCGTGGGAATCGAGTCGCAAGGCGACGCTCCGGACGCTGCGAAATCGAGGCAGAGGTCTGCGTCACACCGCAGAGGGGAACGCATTCGCCCTGATGGCGGCATTGTCGATCACGCTGGGAGGCCGATCGGGCGAGTGGGCTGAGACAGTGGTGGCATTCCCCCCGTGACCACGGGATACGGTGTGCTGTGTGACCGCCATACGCG
Proteins encoded:
- the rmuC gene encoding DNA recombination protein RmuC, whose translation is MTTVITAAAVAVALVLAIGIALVWRLYTDSVRRADSAVRQIDAERKRVDAQQAALRRYEVAFASISGRGELGEQVLAETAKALGLREGLHFTLQTDLAGGGAAKPDMVLRVGGDRTVPVDAKASMACWAEAVETDDPAERLDALRVHVRNLRSRAAELSGKGYARWADAIYGTIMFVPSDAAVVAALDTDPELLRWLLDRRIFICGPTGFAVLASSALFAVTETALAEDVEMVREAAASAHRAAGGAIDALNLSSTHLQRFVSARRRELEALEGFRAAVTPLTEAAASPAPVPAIRRGEELA